CTTCTCTAAAACACAAAGAGCAGTATTATCTCCTCCACTACTATATGCTGGATCTAAATAAGCTATAGGACTTTTAAATTCATACTCTTTAATAATATTAATATTACTAAATATCGCATCATTATTTGCAACCCATTCTCCTAGTAATACACTGGCTTTATATGTTGGAAAGTCTTTATAAAGTTCTTCTTGGGTCTTTATAAATTCCTTTGAAATTGCCTCATTATCATATGTCGTAAAATTATATGTAGAATATATCGTGTTATTATCAATATAATCTGTTTTAAAATAATGCTCCGGATGATCAGGATTAGTATCAAAAACAATAAACTCTGGTTTTATTCTTAGTCTCTTAAGCGCTTCTTTTAATGTCTCTTTATGCAGCGTTGTTGCTTCATTAACATAAATAACAGCAGAATTCGATCCTCTAAATCTTTCAAAATCTCTTATTTTATCACCACCATATAAATTAACCCTTAAAGAATTGATTTCAAAATATGACGTATTTGAATATTTGGGAACAAAAGGTATTTTAAGCATATTA
The DNA window shown above is from Borrelia hispanica CRI and carries:
- a CDS encoding PBSX family phage terminase large subunit — protein: MDIYSSSIFKSMQREYKREFGIDIASFIKPKPVVVDFKSFENKFLTKKQRKVLNDIEKNNQNKVILSGGIASGKTFLACYLFLKTLLKNRHLYSQDTNNFILGNSQKALEINVTGQFKKLANMLKIPFVPKYSNTSYFEINSLRVNLYGGDKIRDFERFRGSNSAVIYVNEATTLHKETLKEALKRLRIKPEFIVFDTNPDHPEHYFKTDYIDNNTIYSTYNFTTYDNEAISKEFIKTQEELYKDFPTYKASVLLGEWVANNDAIFSNINIIKEYEFKSPIAYLDPAYSSGGDNTALCVLEKVSDKYYAFIFQEQKPAVDPYVMNTIKIIMENLNVNTLYI